Proteins encoded within one genomic window of Thermodesulfobacteriota bacterium:
- a CDS encoding spore germination protein GerW family protein has product MGLKEILVPIAEKLQSGANVRAVYGDPVEAHGKTIIPVAKVAYGFGGGFGKKDGGDGEHDKDEGGAGGGAAARPVGVIEVSEEGTRYIPIHSGKKLAGILALGFIAGYLIGRR; this is encoded by the coding sequence ATGGGACTTAAAGAAATCCTGGTGCCGATCGCGGAGAAGCTTCAATCGGGCGCGAACGTCAGGGCCGTTTACGGCGACCCCGTCGAGGCGCACGGGAAGACGATTATCCCGGTAGCGAAGGTAGCCTACGGATTCGGCGGCGGATTCGGGAAGAAGGACGGCGGCGACGGGGAACACGATAAGGACGAGGGCGGCGCGGGAGGCGGAGCCGCAGCAAGGCCCGTTGGCGTTATAGAGGTAAGCGAAGAGGGGACTCGCTACATTCCCATACACAGCGGGAAAAAGCTGGCCGGGATTCTGGCGCTCGGGTTTATAGCGGGGTATCTGATCGGGAGGAGGTAA
- a CDS encoding acetyl-CoA C-acetyltransferase, which translates to MQKVVLSEPLRTAIGSFGGTLKDTNPAKLGATVVKEILDRTGVDPKVVDDCIMGNILSAGQGMNISRQVAIEAGLPVETPAVTINRVCGSGVQSVVLAAQAIKAGDAEAIIAGGTENMNLAPFYLPKARYGYRMGMPKEEIVDGMVYDGLWDIFNDYHMGVTAENLAESYNISKDEQDEFAYKSQQKCKAAQDEGRFKDEIVPVLIPQRRGDPLAFDRDEHPKGDTTLEVLKGLRPVFKVGGTVTAGNASGINDGAAGIFVSSEKKAKELGLKPVASIVAYAVGGVDPSIMGIGPVPAIQKALDKAKLSLDDIDLFELNEAFAAQSLAVLRDLPIPEEKVNVNGGAIALGHPIGASGTRILVTLLHEMGKRKKAKRGLAALCIGGGMGIAIIVEKEKN; encoded by the coding sequence ATGCAGAAAGTTGTTCTGAGCGAACCGTTAAGGACTGCAATAGGGTCATTCGGCGGAACGTTGAAAGATACGAACCCGGCCAAGCTGGGTGCAACAGTCGTAAAGGAGATACTGGACAGGACCGGAGTGGACCCGAAGGTCGTCGACGATTGCATTATGGGCAACATCCTCAGCGCAGGACAGGGGATGAACATATCGAGACAGGTCGCGATCGAAGCCGGGCTCCCCGTAGAGACTCCGGCCGTGACGATCAACAGGGTCTGCGGCTCCGGTGTTCAGTCCGTCGTGCTCGCCGCGCAGGCGATAAAGGCGGGGGATGCGGAAGCCATAATCGCGGGCGGTACCGAAAACATGAACCTCGCCCCCTTTTACCTCCCCAAGGCGCGTTACGGGTACAGGATGGGAATGCCCAAGGAAGAGATAGTCGACGGCATGGTGTACGACGGCCTCTGGGACATATTCAACGATTATCACATGGGAGTCACCGCGGAGAATCTCGCGGAATCCTACAATATTTCGAAAGACGAGCAGGACGAATTCGCTTACAAGAGCCAGCAGAAATGTAAGGCCGCCCAGGACGAGGGCAGATTCAAGGACGAGATAGTGCCCGTGCTCATCCCGCAGAGGAGGGGCGACCCCCTGGCTTTCGACAGGGACGAGCACCCGAAGGGCGATACGACCCTCGAAGTTTTGAAGGGCCTCCGCCCTGTGTTCAAGGTAGGCGGGACGGTGACGGCCGGGAACGCCTCGGGCATTAACGACGGCGCTGCCGGTATTTTCGTCTCGTCCGAAAAGAAGGCGAAGGAGCTCGGCCTTAAGCCCGTAGCCTCGATAGTGGCCTATGCCGTCGGCGGCGTGGATCCTTCCATCATGGGCATCGGGCCTGTGCCGGCGATACAGAAGGCGCTCGACAAGGCGAAGCTCTCGCTCGACGACATCGACCTCTTCGAGCTGAACGAGGCCTTCGCCGCTCAGTCGCTCGCGGTGCTGAGAGACCTCCCGATACCCGAAGAGAAGGTCAACGTGAACGGCGGAGCGATAGCCCTCGGACATCCGATAGGAGCTTCCGGAACGAGGATTCTCGTTACGCTCCTCCACGAAATGGGCAAGCGGAAGAAGGCCAAGCGCGGCCTCGCGGCCCTTTGCATCGGCGGCGGAATGGGCATCGCGATTATCGTCGAGAAAGAAAAGAATTAA
- a CDS encoding DNA-binding protein, whose translation MERLERLDKLEKEHTSKHVDIESKRFFFDVKENHKGKYLRITELSGGRSCIVIPLGGISLFKERLGEVIEEAEKLIESPGTVS comes from the coding sequence ATGGAGAGACTTGAAAGACTTGATAAACTCGAGAAAGAGCATACCAGCAAACACGTAGACATCGAATCGAAGAGATTTTTCTTCGACGTGAAAGAAAATCACAAGGGTAAGTATCTCAGGATCACGGAGCTCAGCGGCGGCAGATCCTGCATAGTTATTCCTCTCGGCGGAATCAGTCTTTTCAAGGAAAGGCTCGGGGAAGTGATAGAAGAAGCCGAGAAGCTGATCGAATCGCCCGGAACCGTTTCCTGA
- a CDS encoding thioesterase family protein, giving the protein MARIKMEFPEKHVFSTEIPLRISDINYGGHLGHDSILSLTHEARVRFFRSLGFTELDVDGPGIILSDVAIVYKSEGFYGDVMVIDIAVCDFTKYGCDLVYRVGNKETGKEVATVKTGIVFMSYAERAVAPVPEKFKSLFETNEYFFEIQSGTTSGGK; this is encoded by the coding sequence ATGGCCAGAATAAAAATGGAGTTCCCGGAGAAGCACGTTTTTTCGACCGAGATACCGCTCCGCATAAGCGACATCAATTACGGGGGACACCTCGGGCACGATTCCATACTGTCGCTCACGCACGAGGCGCGCGTCAGGTTCTTCAGGAGCCTCGGCTTCACGGAGCTCGACGTGGACGGCCCGGGCATAATACTCTCTGACGTCGCCATAGTGTATAAGTCAGAGGGATTTTACGGCGACGTCATGGTGATAGACATAGCAGTGTGCGACTTCACCAAGTACGGGTGCGACCTCGTCTACAGGGTAGGCAACAAAGAGACGGGTAAGGAGGTCGCCACGGTGAAGACCGGCATCGTGTTCATGAGCTACGCCGAAAGGGCGGTCGCGCCCGTACCGGAGAAATTCAAAAGCCTCTTCGAGACGAACGAATACTTTTTCGAGATTCAGTCGGGCACGACGTCCGGCGGTAAGTGA
- the lysA gene encoding diaminopimelate decarboxylase, with translation MSEAFHYRDGEFYAEEVPLSKIADSVGTPCYVYSYAALKNAFTGYRNAFSDVATLICYSVKANSNLAILKSFAGLGSGFDIVSLGELIRVKRAGGDTSKVVFSGVGKTAEEMKAALEAGILFFNVESVEELGLLNEVASGLGKKAPVALRVNPDIDPRTHPYISTGFKKSKFGIEIGKATEVYREASAMKGIDVVAIDAHIGSQIFDLSPFTDSLKKLVALADDLSASGIKIEYIDIGGGLGISYEKGETPPKPAEYAAVIKSVLAGKPYKLVLEPGRSLMGNSGLLMTRVIYLKEGTAKKFVIVDAAMNDLIRPAFYDSYHEILTVKESGEPEGPVDVVGPICESGDFLAKDRPFPAVGMGDLLAVMSAGAYGFVMSSNYNTRPRAAEVLVNGGSFTVVRKRETYDDLLKAETA, from the coding sequence ATGAGCGAGGCATTCCATTATAGGGACGGCGAATTTTACGCCGAGGAAGTACCACTATCGAAGATCGCGGATTCCGTCGGCACCCCGTGCTACGTCTACAGCTACGCGGCCCTCAAGAACGCGTTTACGGGCTACAGGAACGCTTTCTCGGACGTCGCCACGCTTATATGCTACTCGGTAAAGGCCAACTCCAACCTCGCCATACTTAAGTCTTTCGCCGGCCTCGGCTCGGGATTCGACATCGTATCGCTCGGAGAGCTTATACGCGTGAAGAGGGCGGGGGGAGACACGTCGAAGGTCGTCTTCTCCGGCGTCGGAAAAACGGCCGAGGAGATGAAGGCCGCGCTCGAAGCGGGGATACTCTTCTTCAACGTCGAGTCCGTCGAGGAGCTTGGTCTTCTTAACGAAGTCGCCTCGGGGCTCGGGAAAAAGGCCCCGGTCGCCCTTCGCGTGAACCCGGATATCGACCCCAGGACCCATCCCTACATCTCGACGGGCTTTAAGAAGAGCAAGTTCGGGATCGAGATAGGAAAGGCCACCGAAGTCTACAGAGAAGCCAGCGCCATGAAAGGCATCGACGTCGTCGCGATCGACGCGCACATAGGCTCCCAGATTTTCGATCTCTCCCCGTTTACCGATTCACTTAAGAAGCTCGTCGCCCTTGCAGACGACCTCTCGGCCTCGGGGATCAAAATCGAATACATCGACATCGGCGGGGGGCTCGGCATCAGCTACGAGAAGGGCGAGACCCCTCCGAAGCCCGCCGAATACGCCGCCGTCATCAAATCCGTCCTTGCGGGAAAACCGTACAAGCTCGTCCTCGAGCCGGGCAGGTCACTCATGGGTAACTCGGGCCTTCTCATGACGAGGGTGATATACCTCAAGGAAGGGACTGCCAAGAAGTTCGTCATAGTGGACGCCGCGATGAACGACCTTATACGCCCCGCGTTCTACGATTCGTATCACGAGATCCTGACCGTAAAGGAATCCGGCGAACCCGAGGGGCCGGTAGACGTTGTCGGGCCGATATGCGAGTCGGGAGACTTTCTCGCGAAGGACAGGCCCTTTCCCGCCGTCGGAATGGGGGACCTCCTCGCCGTCATGAGCGCAGGCGCATACGGGTTCGTGATGTCTTCCAACTACAACACGCGCCCGCGCGCGGCCGAGGTGCTGGTAAACGGCGGCTCGTTCACCGTGGTCAGAAAACGCGAAACGTACGACGACCTGCTCAAGGCGGAAACCGCCTGA
- a CDS encoding 2-hydroxychromene-2-carboxylate isomerase translates to MPKKVEFYYDFSSPYTYIASARIEKVCEDNGAELEWKPFLLGGVFNETGVKPALQIENKIAYLKKDLDDTARYYGVEFTFPEHFPLISVKPMRGAFAASEKGLLVPYNHHLFRLYWTEGKDLSRDDILRAAVEEAGIDPDWFMARIVEQEIKDRLKDETSRAAARGAFGAPTVFVDDKMFWGNDRLDYLDKYLKGQL, encoded by the coding sequence ATGCCGAAGAAGGTCGAGTTCTATTACGATTTCAGCAGCCCCTATACATACATCGCCTCGGCCAGGATCGAGAAGGTATGCGAGGACAACGGGGCCGAGCTCGAATGGAAGCCGTTTCTTCTCGGCGGTGTTTTCAACGAGACGGGCGTCAAGCCCGCGCTCCAGATCGAAAACAAGATCGCTTACCTCAAGAAGGACCTCGACGACACTGCTCGCTATTACGGAGTCGAATTCACATTCCCGGAGCACTTTCCGCTCATAAGCGTAAAGCCGATGCGCGGGGCATTCGCCGCCTCCGAGAAAGGACTCCTCGTCCCGTATAACCACCACCTCTTCAGGCTCTACTGGACCGAGGGAAAGGACCTCAGCCGGGACGATATACTGAGGGCGGCGGTGGAGGAAGCCGGGATCGACCCCGACTGGTTCATGGCCAGGATCGTCGAGCAGGAGATAAAAGACAGGCTCAAGGACGAAACGTCGCGGGCGGCTGCGCGCGGGGCCTTCGGGGCGCCTACGGTGTTCGTCGACGACAAGATGTTCTGGGGAAACGACAGGCTCGATTATCTCGACAAATACCTTAAAGGGCAGCTTTAA
- the hemH gene encoding ferrochelatase, whose product MNHDFDAVLLIGYGGPEAPEEIRPFLRRVAKGRPIPEERLEEVAHHYELIGGRSPLNEYTYKQARALEAALAGNGSALPVYVGMRNWNPFIVDTIKEMSEKGVRKAVGMIMAAHQCDASWERYQKDVEEALAAAGANMEFVYAPPLFDHPLFIEDSADRAAECLAAIPEAERDETMILYSAHSIPAPMAESSPYVEQLTETARLVSERLGHGKWRLVYQSRSGRPQDPWLEPDVCDVIRELAKEGVKNVIVQPIGFLCDHVEVLFDIGVEAKEAADEAGINLLRAKTVNDDPKFISALTEAVEGVLNGRA is encoded by the coding sequence ATGAATCACGATTTTGACGCTGTGCTTCTCATAGGATACGGCGGCCCCGAGGCCCCGGAAGAGATAAGGCCGTTTCTCAGGCGGGTAGCCAAGGGGAGGCCGATACCCGAAGAGCGCCTCGAAGAGGTAGCCCACCATTACGAGCTCATAGGCGGGAGATCGCCGCTTAACGAATACACGTATAAACAGGCCCGGGCGCTCGAAGCCGCGCTCGCCGGAAACGGCAGCGCCCTCCCGGTATACGTCGGGATGAGGAACTGGAATCCGTTTATCGTCGATACGATAAAGGAGATGTCGGAGAAGGGCGTCAGGAAGGCAGTCGGTATGATAATGGCCGCCCATCAATGCGACGCGAGCTGGGAGAGATATCAGAAGGACGTCGAGGAAGCGCTCGCGGCGGCCGGGGCGAACATGGAATTCGTTTACGCCCCTCCCCTTTTCGACCATCCGCTTTTCATCGAAGACTCCGCCGACAGGGCCGCCGAATGCCTCGCCGCAATACCCGAAGCCGAAAGGGACGAGACGATGATTCTCTATTCGGCGCACAGCATACCGGCCCCGATGGCCGAGAGCTCGCCCTACGTCGAGCAGCTCACCGAGACCGCCAGGCTCGTATCGGAGAGGCTCGGGCACGGCAAATGGAGGCTCGTCTATCAGAGCCGGAGCGGCCGACCGCAGGACCCGTGGCTGGAGCCCGACGTTTGCGACGTTATTCGCGAGCTCGCGAAGGAAGGGGTGAAGAACGTAATCGTCCAGCCGATAGGATTCCTCTGCGATCACGTAGAAGTCCTCTTCGACATAGGCGTCGAGGCGAAAGAGGCGGCGGACGAGGCCGGGATAAATCTCTTACGCGCGAAGACCGTCAACGACGATCCGAAATTCATAAGCGCCTTGACCGAAGCCGTGGAGGGCGTTTTAAACGGCCGCGCCTGA
- a CDS encoding D-alanine--D-alanine ligase family protein — translation MAKLTVGVVFGGRSVEHEVSLVSAKSVISHADKDKYEVFPIFIDKEGIWRRASIDAWLGGGELKVETGSFLTPSLGSGEPLLYEIADGKLAAEHGIDVIFPVLHGTFGEDGTVQGLFELMSVPFVGAGVLGSSVGMDKVMMKAVLKDSGLPVPEFVGFYKHEWEADRNGVAILTMNILGMPCFVKAANLGSSVGVTKAKNGDELEKAIDYACKFSSRIIVERAVTNPREIEISVLGNEEPVASCAGEVIPHREFYDYKAKYLEEGTGLVAPARLGDELTALLQDYAVRTFKALDCCGLGRVDFLIEEGTGAIYVSEINTIPGFTQISMYPRLWEESGLGFEDLVSRLIELALERAASQKAFKTDFRDEI, via the coding sequence TTGGCGAAATTAACAGTCGGAGTCGTTTTCGGAGGCAGGTCCGTAGAGCACGAGGTCTCGCTCGTCTCCGCGAAATCCGTGATATCACATGCCGATAAAGATAAATACGAAGTATTTCCCATATTTATAGATAAAGAGGGGATATGGAGGAGGGCGTCCATAGACGCCTGGCTGGGCGGCGGTGAGCTTAAGGTCGAAACCGGCTCCTTCCTTACGCCTTCCCTCGGCTCGGGCGAGCCGTTACTGTACGAGATCGCGGACGGGAAGCTCGCCGCGGAGCACGGTATAGACGTCATTTTCCCCGTGCTTCACGGCACATTCGGCGAGGACGGCACGGTACAGGGGCTCTTCGAGCTTATGAGCGTTCCTTTCGTCGGCGCGGGCGTCCTCGGGTCGTCCGTCGGAATGGACAAGGTAATGATGAAGGCCGTGCTCAAGGATTCCGGCCTCCCCGTGCCGGAGTTCGTCGGATTCTACAAGCACGAGTGGGAGGCCGACAGGAACGGCGTCGCCATACTGACGATGAATATCCTCGGCATGCCGTGCTTCGTCAAGGCTGCCAACCTGGGCTCTTCCGTGGGCGTGACCAAGGCGAAAAACGGGGACGAGCTCGAAAAGGCCATAGACTACGCCTGCAAGTTCTCAAGCCGCATCATCGTCGAAAGGGCGGTCACGAATCCGCGCGAGATAGAGATAAGCGTCCTCGGGAACGAAGAGCCCGTCGCTTCGTGCGCGGGCGAGGTCATTCCCCACAGGGAATTTTACGACTACAAGGCGAAGTACCTCGAAGAGGGGACGGGCCTCGTCGCCCCGGCCAGGCTCGGCGACGAGCTCACGGCGCTCCTCCAGGATTACGCCGTACGGACATTCAAGGCCCTCGACTGCTGCGGCCTCGGGAGGGTCGATTTCCTCATAGAGGAAGGGACCGGGGCCATTTACGTAAGCGAGATAAACACGATCCCCGGGTTTACGCAGATCAGCATGTACCCCCGGCTCTGGGAGGAAAGCGGGCTCGGCTTCGAAGACCTCGTAAGTAGGCTTATAGAGCTCGCCCTCGAACGCGCGGCCTCACAGAAGGCGTTCAAGACCGATTTCAGGGACGAGATTTGA
- the hemE gene encoding uroporphyrinogen decarboxylase, translating to MTSNFTFNGLRVTAFESRRAKEIEKLILYHGGVPRIAPSMREVPLAKSAEALRFAKSLIDGKFDIVIFMTGVGARALTEAVTTKYPRDEFIDALRKTTVVARGPKPVAALREMEISPDITVPEPNTWRDVLGTLDGEIELKGKRVAVQEYGISNDDFLEALRNRGAKVTPVPVYRWDLPEDTAPLREAIKAITEKKEDISLFTSSQQIYNLFKVADDEGLTERLKEGFRNVAIGSIGPTTTEALTRFGLSPDYEPDSPKMGNLIREMARTGGELLRKKRIAHENGIDTSNWHRVEMVWEKDFDKLRKEASRNSVFMKACRREKTDYTPVWLMRQAGRFMREYRELRSRVSFLELCKTPELAAEVTLSAVDRLGVDAAIIFSDILVILEPLGVGLEFSKGDGPKILKPVRSGKAVDGLSDFDAESLEFVYEAVSITRRALDPEKALIGFAGAPFTIASYAIEGGGSRNYENTKGLMYKDPGAWHTLMEKLTAATAAHLNAQIKAGADAVQLFDSWVGCLSKDDYKDFVLPHMKKLIRSITKNVPVIHFGTGTGALLELMKESGSRVIGFDWRVDLGEAWKRVGYDVAVQGNLDPVVLFAPQAEIRKRAKVILDKAGGRPGHLFNLGHGILPRTPVDNVLALVDAVHEFSSGK from the coding sequence ATGACCAGCAATTTTACATTCAACGGCCTCCGGGTCACCGCATTCGAAAGCAGGCGCGCGAAGGAAATAGAGAAGCTCATTCTCTATCACGGCGGCGTCCCCCGCATAGCGCCGTCGATGCGCGAAGTCCCTCTCGCAAAATCCGCCGAGGCGCTCAGGTTCGCGAAGAGTCTCATCGACGGGAAGTTCGACATCGTGATATTCATGACCGGGGTCGGGGCGAGGGCCCTCACGGAAGCCGTGACGACGAAATACCCCCGGGACGAATTCATCGATGCGCTCAGGAAGACGACCGTCGTCGCGCGCGGGCCGAAGCCCGTTGCGGCGCTCCGCGAGATGGAGATATCCCCCGACATAACCGTCCCCGAGCCCAACACGTGGCGGGACGTTCTCGGCACGCTCGACGGCGAGATCGAGCTCAAGGGGAAGAGGGTGGCTGTTCAGGAGTACGGCATATCGAACGACGACTTTCTCGAAGCGCTAAGGAACCGTGGGGCTAAAGTGACCCCGGTGCCGGTTTACAGGTGGGACCTACCCGAGGATACCGCGCCCCTTCGCGAGGCGATAAAGGCCATAACCGAAAAGAAGGAAGACATATCGCTCTTCACGAGCTCGCAGCAGATTTATAACCTCTTCAAGGTAGCCGACGACGAAGGGCTGACGGAGCGCCTTAAGGAAGGCTTCAGGAACGTCGCCATAGGCTCCATAGGGCCGACGACGACCGAGGCGCTCACGAGGTTCGGCCTTTCGCCGGATTACGAGCCCGACAGCCCGAAGATGGGGAACCTCATTCGCGAGATGGCGAGGACGGGCGGCGAGCTCCTAAGGAAAAAAAGGATCGCGCACGAGAACGGCATCGATACGAGTAACTGGCATCGCGTCGAGATGGTATGGGAAAAGGATTTCGACAAGCTGCGTAAAGAGGCCTCCCGGAATTCCGTATTCATGAAGGCATGCAGAAGGGAAAAGACGGATTACACCCCCGTCTGGCTGATGCGCCAGGCAGGGAGATTCATGAGGGAGTACAGGGAGCTCCGCTCGAGGGTGTCGTTCCTAGAGCTGTGCAAAACCCCCGAGCTCGCGGCAGAGGTGACGCTGAGCGCCGTCGACCGTCTCGGGGTGGACGCGGCGATAATATTCTCGGACATATTGGTAATACTGGAGCCGCTCGGCGTGGGGCTCGAATTCTCGAAGGGCGACGGGCCGAAGATACTGAAGCCCGTACGCTCCGGAAAGGCCGTAGACGGGCTTTCGGACTTCGACGCCGAGAGCCTCGAATTCGTATACGAGGCCGTGTCGATTACGCGCCGCGCGCTCGACCCCGAAAAGGCGCTCATAGGATTCGCGGGGGCCCCCTTCACCATCGCGTCCTACGCTATCGAGGGCGGCGGGTCGCGGAATTACGAGAACACGAAGGGACTCATGTATAAGGACCCGGGCGCGTGGCATACGCTCATGGAGAAGCTTACGGCGGCGACCGCCGCGCACCTGAACGCCCAGATAAAGGCGGGCGCCGACGCCGTTCAGCTCTTCGACAGCTGGGTCGGATGCCTGTCAAAGGACGACTATAAAGACTTCGTCCTCCCCCACATGAAGAAGCTCATTCGCTCCATAACGAAAAACGTGCCCGTCATACACTTCGGCACGGGAACGGGAGCGCTTCTCGAATTGATGAAGGAATCGGGAAGCCGGGTGATCGGCTTTGACTGGAGGGTGGACCTGGGCGAGGCCTGGAAGAGGGTCGGATACGACGTGGCGGTGCAGGGGAATCTCGACCCCGTCGTCCTGTTCGCCCCGCAGGCGGAAATACGAAAGAGGGCCAAGGTCATTCTCGACAAGGCCGGGGGCAGGCCCGGCCACTTATTCAATCTCGGGCACGGCATATTGCCGCGTACGCCCGTCGACAACGTGCTCGCGCTGGTAGACGCCGTGCACGAATTTTCGTCCGGGAAATAA
- a CDS encoding LLM class flavin-dependent oxidoreductase produces the protein MGKKIRFGITAPVPGESVEGLIKFAADAEDAGFDTVWFPDHVVFMAKRLTPEVWSVITAASMKTDSVIMGTVGDSHRMHPAVFAHRLATVDHVSNGRIFVCVGYGEKMNLDPYGIEWNKPLTRVVESIRIMRALWKGEPVDFDGEIYGMSQAELRIQPVRADRIPIYVAATGPRALRVAGEYGDGWVTNAMPPSLFARKLETVLEGAAERDACLGDIEKTIYMFTSIAENVDEAYKSLEPVKHALIWPELLSQAGYDIRIDEEYRGLEYTKIMPGDQDMLRKFREMGEKYYSRDIVLDFVAAGSKADVRRRLEEYVDAGVEHFIFRDFSPDREKSFTVLSKDIAGYFRG, from the coding sequence ATGGGAAAGAAAATCAGGTTCGGCATCACTGCGCCGGTCCCCGGAGAGTCGGTCGAGGGGCTTATAAAATTCGCAGCCGACGCCGAGGACGCCGGTTTCGACACGGTATGGTTTCCGGACCACGTAGTCTTCATGGCGAAGCGGCTCACACCCGAAGTGTGGTCGGTGATCACGGCCGCTTCGATGAAAACTGACAGCGTAATCATGGGCACTGTCGGCGATTCCCACCGCATGCATCCAGCGGTGTTCGCGCACCGTCTCGCAACGGTGGACCACGTTTCGAACGGCAGGATTTTCGTCTGCGTCGGCTACGGCGAGAAGATGAATCTCGACCCCTACGGCATCGAGTGGAACAAGCCGCTGACCAGGGTCGTGGAATCGATCAGGATCATGCGCGCTCTCTGGAAGGGCGAGCCGGTGGATTTCGATGGAGAGATTTACGGCATGAGCCAGGCCGAGCTCCGCATACAGCCCGTCCGCGCCGACCGCATCCCGATATACGTCGCTGCGACCGGCCCGCGCGCGCTAAGGGTAGCCGGCGAGTACGGCGACGGCTGGGTTACGAACGCCATGCCGCCGTCCCTTTTCGCCCGAAAGCTGGAAACGGTTCTCGAAGGCGCGGCGGAGCGTGACGCGTGCCTCGGCGACATCGAGAAGACGATCTACATGTTCACGTCCATAGCGGAGAACGTCGATGAGGCCTACAAGTCGCTCGAGCCCGTGAAGCACGCCCTCATATGGCCCGAGCTCCTGTCGCAGGCGGGGTACGACATCCGGATCGACGAGGAATACCGGGGACTCGAATACACGAAGATAATGCCGGGCGACCAGGACATGCTGAGGAAGTTCAGGGAGATGGGCGAGAAGTATTATTCGCGCGACATTGTGCTCGACTTCGTAGCCGCGGGCTCGAAGGCCGACGTCAGAAGGAGGCTCGAAGAGTACGTCGATGCGGGCGTCGAGCACTTCATCTTCAGGGACTTCAGCCCCGACAGGGAAAAATCGTTCACGGTCCTTTCGAAGGATATAGCGGGATATTTCAGGGGTTAG
- a CDS encoding secondary thiamine-phosphate synthase enzyme YjbQ: MNCIQKEFTLQPKGRGFHLVTREIAVHIPELAEFAVGVAHVFICHTSASLTINENASPDVRVDFESHFNKYVPENAPYYRHTLEGPDDMPAHIKASLLGSSVSVPVRDGRFNMGTWQGIYLCEHRDHGGPRKIIVTIFGERKGK; the protein is encoded by the coding sequence ATGAACTGTATACAGAAGGAATTTACGCTCCAGCCGAAGGGCCGGGGGTTTCATCTGGTGACGAGGGAGATCGCGGTGCATATTCCGGAGCTTGCGGAGTTCGCGGTCGGCGTCGCGCACGTATTCATATGCCACACGTCCGCTTCGCTGACGATCAACGAGAATGCCTCGCCCGACGTAAGGGTGGATTTCGAATCGCACTTCAACAAATACGTCCCCGAGAACGCGCCGTATTACAGGCACACGCTGGAAGGGCCGGACGACATGCCGGCTCACATAAAGGCGTCGCTGCTGGGAAGCTCGGTTTCGGTCCCGGTAAGGGACGGAAGGTTCAACATGGGCACGTGGCAGGGGATATATCTCTGCGAGCACAGGGACCACGGCGGCCCGCGGAAGATCATAGTAACCATTTTCGGGGAGAGGAAGGGTAAGTAA